One genomic window of Mucilaginibacter terrenus includes the following:
- a CDS encoding TlpA family protein disulfide reductase, which produces MKRLLFALSLIMATGCIKAQPPVIAPYKMLKMDNTYTTNADLQKNKPVMLIYFAPDCSHCQKLIYDMKPKMNSFKDLQVVMITFTDIKMVKAFDHDFNISAYKNFTMGTEGYGGSVQKYYQITTTPFVAVYDRNGFLVKSFTKVPKIPELIEAVKKV; this is translated from the coding sequence ATGAAAAGACTTTTATTTGCTCTTAGCCTTATTATGGCTACCGGCTGCATTAAAGCGCAGCCACCCGTTATAGCACCTTATAAGATGCTTAAAATGGATAATACCTATACTACCAATGCAGACCTGCAAAAGAATAAGCCGGTGATGCTTATCTATTTTGCGCCGGATTGCAGCCATTGCCAAAAGCTGATCTACGACATGAAGCCGAAGATGAACAGCTTTAAGGATTTACAGGTGGTAATGATAACTTTTACGGACATTAAGATGGTTAAAGCCTTTGACCATGACTTTAACATATCGGCCTACAAGAACTTTACTATGGGCACCGAAGGTTACGGCGGCAGTGTGCAGAAGTACTACCAGATAACCACAACGCCTTTTGTAGCCGTATACGACAGGAATGGCTTCCTGGTGAAATCCTTTACGAAAGTTCCCAAGATACCCGAACTGATTGAAGCTGTAAAGAAAGTTTAA
- a CDS encoding fumarate reductase/succinate dehydrogenase flavoprotein subunit, with protein sequence MSLDAKIPQGPLAEKWSKHKFNLKLVNPANKRKYDVIVVGTGLAGASAAASLAELGYNVKSFCFQDSPRRAHSIAAQGGINAAKNYQNDGDSVYRLFYDTIKGGDYRAREGNVYRLAEVSVNIIDQCVAQGVPFAREYGGLLDNRSFGGSQVSRTFYARGQTGQQLLLGAFSALNRQINLGKVKMYTRTEMLDVVIIDGHAKGIVTRNLITGAIETHSGHAVLLATGGYGNVFYLSTNAIGSNVTAAWRAHKRGAYFANPCYTQIHPTCIPVTGDHQSKLTLMSESLRNDGRVWAPKTKEIAEKLRKKEITAAQVKEDERDYFLERKYPSFGNLVPRDVASRNAKEMADEGKGVGTSGLAVYLDFAEAIERMGEDTVRAKYGNLFDMYYQITDENPYKQPMRIYPAVHYTMGGLWVDYNLSTNVPGLYAMGECNFSDHGANRLGASALMQGLSDGYFVIPYTLGDYLATIGPKPVDKNHPAFEKTKQDVIAYNNKLLALKGNKTVVEYHRELGHIMWEYCGMARTAEGLTKAKAMIKALKADFWKNAILTGENDEVNAALERAGRVADFIELGELMVTDALNRNESCGGHFRLESQTEEGEALRDDENYAYVAAWEFRGEDQEEVLHKEELVFENVKLTQRSYK encoded by the coding sequence ATGAGTTTAGATGCTAAAATTCCGCAGGGCCCGCTGGCCGAAAAATGGAGCAAGCATAAATTTAACTTAAAGCTGGTTAACCCTGCTAACAAGCGTAAATACGATGTAATAGTTGTAGGTACCGGCCTGGCAGGCGCTTCAGCAGCGGCATCCCTGGCCGAGCTTGGTTACAATGTTAAGTCATTCTGCTTTCAGGACAGCCCGCGCCGTGCGCACTCAATTGCTGCACAAGGTGGTATAAACGCCGCTAAAAACTACCAGAATGATGGCGACAGCGTTTACCGTTTGTTTTATGATACCATTAAAGGTGGAGACTACCGCGCCCGTGAAGGAAATGTTTACCGTTTAGCGGAAGTTTCCGTTAATATTATTGACCAGTGTGTAGCACAGGGTGTACCATTTGCCCGCGAGTATGGCGGCTTGCTGGATAACCGTTCATTTGGTGGTTCACAGGTATCACGTACTTTTTACGCCCGTGGCCAAACAGGCCAGCAATTGCTGTTGGGAGCCTTTTCAGCACTTAACCGCCAGATAAACTTGGGTAAAGTTAAAATGTACACCCGTACCGAAATGCTGGATGTGGTAATTATTGACGGACATGCTAAAGGTATCGTTACACGCAACCTGATCACCGGCGCAATAGAAACACACTCCGGACACGCGGTTCTGCTAGCTACAGGCGGCTATGGCAACGTGTTCTACCTTTCTACAAACGCTATCGGTTCTAACGTAACTGCTGCATGGCGTGCACACAAGCGCGGCGCTTATTTTGCTAACCCATGCTACACACAAATACACCCAACTTGTATACCGGTTACTGGCGACCACCAGAGTAAGCTTACGCTGATGTCTGAATCGTTACGTAATGACGGGCGTGTTTGGGCTCCAAAAACTAAAGAGATTGCGGAGAAACTTCGCAAAAAAGAAATAACCGCTGCACAGGTTAAAGAAGATGAGAGAGATTACTTCCTGGAAAGGAAATATCCATCATTTGGTAACCTTGTTCCGCGTGACGTGGCTTCACGTAATGCCAAGGAAATGGCTGATGAAGGCAAAGGTGTTGGTACATCCGGTCTGGCTGTTTATCTTGACTTTGCAGAAGCAATCGAACGAATGGGCGAGGACACTGTAAGGGCTAAATATGGTAACTTGTTTGATATGTACTATCAAATTACCGATGAAAACCCTTACAAACAGCCAATGCGTATTTATCCTGCAGTGCACTATACTATGGGTGGCCTTTGGGTGGATTATAACCTGAGCACTAATGTACCGGGATTATATGCAATGGGCGAGTGTAATTTTAGCGACCACGGTGCTAACCGTTTGGGTGCATCTGCATTAATGCAGGGACTGAGCGACGGGTACTTTGTCATCCCTTACACCCTGGGCGACTACCTGGCTACCATCGGCCCTAAACCAGTTGATAAAAACCACCCTGCATTTGAAAAAACCAAGCAGGACGTAATTGCATACAACAATAAGCTGCTTGCATTAAAAGGCAATAAAACCGTAGTAGAATACCATCGCGAACTTGGCCACATCATGTGGGAGTATTGTGGAATGGCACGTACCGCAGAAGGCCTGACCAAAGCGAAAGCGATGATCAAAGCTTTAAAAGCTGACTTCTGGAAGAACGCGATTTTGACCGGTGAAAACGATGAAGTGAACGCTGCGCTTGAAAGAGCCGGCCGTGTTGCTGACTTTATTGAACTGGGCGAACTTATGGTTACCGATGCGCTTAACCGCAACGAATCATGCGGCGGCCACTTCCGTCTGGAGTCTCAGACAGAAGAAGGTGAAGCATTGCGCGATGATGAAAATTACGCTTATGTAGCTGCCTGGGAATTTAGAGGAGAAGACCAGGAAGAAGTGCTGCACAAAGAAGAGCTGGTATTTGAAAACGTTAAGTTAACACAAAGAAGTTACAAGTAA
- a CDS encoding succinate dehydrogenase/fumarate reductase iron-sulfur subunit produces MSQGNMNLTLKVWRQKNSQTSGKFVTYKAEGISPDMSFLEMLDVVNESLTRKGDEPIYFDHDCREGICGSCSLYINGRPHGPKRAITTCQLHMRSFSDGETITIEPWRSAAFPVIKDLGTDRSAFDRIQQAGGFISVNTGGAQDANAILIPKVVADEAFNSATCIQCGACVAACKNASAMLFVSAKITQLGLLPQGQPERYSRVQSMVAQMDAEGFGNCTNTGACEAECPKEITLMNIGRMNNDYYSAKLFREERAHEHTGGEN; encoded by the coding sequence ATGAGTCAAGGAAATATGAACCTGACGCTGAAAGTATGGCGCCAAAAAAACTCACAAACATCAGGTAAGTTTGTGACCTATAAGGCCGAAGGTATTTCTCCGGACATGTCCTTCCTGGAGATGCTGGACGTAGTGAATGAAAGTCTCACCAGGAAAGGCGATGAGCCGATTTATTTTGATCATGACTGCCGCGAAGGTATTTGCGGATCGTGTTCATTGTATATTAACGGTCGTCCTCATGGCCCTAAAAGAGCTATTACAACCTGCCAGTTACATATGCGCAGCTTTAGCGATGGCGAAACTATCACCATTGAGCCATGGCGTTCGGCTGCGTTCCCGGTAATAAAAGACCTCGGTACAGATCGTTCTGCATTCGACAGGATACAGCAAGCGGGTGGCTTCATCTCGGTAAATACCGGTGGTGCGCAAGATGCCAATGCTATACTAATCCCTAAAGTAGTAGCCGACGAAGCTTTCAACTCTGCTACTTGTATCCAGTGTGGTGCCTGCGTTGCAGCATGTAAGAATGCATCGGCAATGCTGTTTGTATCTGCAAAAATTACTCAGCTGGGTTTATTGCCGCAAGGCCAGCCAGAGCGCTATAGCCGTGTACAATCTATGGTGGCGCAAATGGATGCTGAAGGCTTTGGCAACTGTACCAATACCGGTGCCTGCGAAGCCGAGTGCCCTAAAGAGATCACGCTGATGAACATTGGCCGTATGAACAATGATTATTACAGTGCAAAACTGTTCCGTGAAGAACGCGCTCACGAGCACACCGGCGGAGAAAATTAA
- a CDS encoding VanZ family protein gives MGGIDKSPRFFPGFDKLVHCGLFFVLATLYCFGSIRRFKTRGLRIEIAIKNTIVLISYGALIEVLQMYIFTWRTGDATDLFADTVGACMGIFAVLVTATALNHENS, from the coding sequence ATGGGCGGGATAGATAAGTCGCCAAGGTTTTTTCCCGGGTTTGATAAACTGGTGCATTGCGGATTGTTCTTTGTACTCGCCACGCTTTATTGCTTCGGCAGCATCAGGCGGTTTAAAACCCGGGGCTTGAGAATAGAGATAGCAATAAAGAACACCATTGTGCTGATTAGCTATGGTGCATTAATAGAAGTATTACAAATGTATATATTTACCTGGCGCACCGGCGATGCTACCGACTTGTTTGCCGACACTGTTGGTGCTTGCATGGGCATATTTGCCGTATTGGTAACTGCAACTGCATTAAATCATGAAAACAGCTAA
- a CDS encoding DUF4142 domain-containing protein has product MKKISLVAMIGLAALSFQACNNAAKDSKESADSVNQVKDTTTTGATGIAVDEMDAKFATDVANGGLAEVALGKLAAEKATNPQVKEFANMMVMDHGKANEELMAIAKTKNITLPVAPDEEHQKKATELAGKSGKEFDKAYVDAMVDGHKKTVSLLEDGSKNCKDKELMAFATKTLPVVQAHLAKIEAIQKSMK; this is encoded by the coding sequence ATGAAAAAGATCAGTTTAGTGGCAATGATAGGGCTTGCAGCCTTGTCGTTCCAGGCATGTAACAATGCCGCAAAAGACAGTAAAGAAAGTGCCGATAGCGTTAACCAGGTTAAGGATACAACTACTACCGGTGCTACCGGTATTGCAGTTGACGAAATGGACGCTAAGTTTGCTACTGACGTAGCTAATGGCGGCCTTGCAGAAGTTGCATTGGGCAAATTGGCAGCTGAAAAAGCAACAAACCCGCAAGTAAAAGAATTTGCCAACATGATGGTAATGGACCACGGTAAAGCAAACGAAGAACTGATGGCGATTGCTAAAACCAAGAATATTACATTACCGGTTGCACCTGATGAAGAGCACCAGAAAAAAGCTACTGAGCTTGCAGGCAAATCAGGCAAAGAGTTTGATAAAGCTTATGTAGACGCAATGGTTGATGGCCATAAAAAAACTGTATCGTTACTTGAAGACGGTTCTAAAAACTGCAAAGACAAGGAACTCATGGCATTTGCTACCAAAACCTTGCCCGTGGTACAAGCACACCTGGCTAAAATAGAAGCCATCCAAAAATCGATGAAATAA
- the dapF gene encoding diaminopimelate epimerase, with protein sequence MNAKFYKYQGAGNDFILIDNRQNAVKQLDDETVARLCDRRFGIGADGLMLLENLEGYDFKMVYYNADGNEGSMCGNGGRCIVAFAKYLGVINDTTKFLATDGVHHAKISDAGNWVSLQMIDVDTIENDGSAYVLNTGSPHYVKQATELKVKDVYNEGYAIRNNATYKAEGINVNFVEKEGDGYFVRTFERGVENETYACGTGVTAVALAMAKHNQQYGTINTPIKVLGGDLNIRFDHDGEKFSNIFLEGPAELVFTGEIAI encoded by the coding sequence GTGAACGCTAAATTTTATAAATACCAGGGTGCCGGCAACGATTTTATATTGATCGACAACAGGCAAAATGCTGTAAAACAGCTTGATGATGAAACTGTTGCCCGGCTTTGCGACCGCCGTTTTGGTATTGGCGCCGACGGACTTATGCTGCTGGAGAACCTGGAAGGGTACGACTTTAAGATGGTGTATTACAATGCTGATGGAAATGAAGGCAGCATGTGCGGCAATGGCGGCAGATGTATTGTGGCCTTTGCCAAGTACCTGGGCGTAATAAATGACACGACAAAATTTCTTGCCACCGATGGGGTTCATCATGCCAAAATTTCAGATGCGGGTAACTGGGTGAGTTTGCAGATGATAGATGTGGACACGATTGAGAACGATGGCAGCGCCTACGTACTTAACACAGGCTCGCCGCATTACGTAAAACAGGCTACAGAACTTAAGGTAAAAGACGTATACAACGAAGGTTACGCCATACGCAACAATGCCACTTACAAAGCTGAAGGCATTAACGTGAACTTTGTTGAGAAAGAAGGCGACGGCTATTTTGTGCGTACTTTCGAACGCGGTGTAGAGAACGAGACCTACGCCTGCGGTACCGGTGTTACCGCGGTAGCGCTTGCTATGGCCAAACATAACCAGCAGTATGGCACCATCAACACACCTATTAAAGTATTAGGCGGCGATTTGAACATCCGTTTTGATCATGACGGCGAAAAGTTTAGTAACATTTTTCTGGAAGGACCTGCCGAGTTGGTGTTTACGGGAGAGATAGCGATATAG
- the pdeM gene encoding ligase-associated DNA damage response endonuclease PdeM: protein MNIFFFGDRLVACIFAADMKMSAGTPFKFLDQDLLLLPQKAIYWEQEKALIAADVHLGKVGHFRKAGIAVPLSMEQDDLAVLSDLIAEHRPEKIIFLGDLFHSDMNADWDWFVLWRKQFPKLQIILVKGNHDIIHDRHYLELDIVLTEHLSVGPFLMLHHPLTDPTKRQDGGYVLCGHIHPGVSLVGRGRQSVTLPCFAFGKNQAILPSFGKFTGKVAIRSLKSDNIFGVLKDKVIAIS from the coding sequence TTGAACATCTTCTTTTTTGGAGACCGCCTTGTGGCGTGTATCTTTGCCGCCGATATGAAGATGAGTGCGGGTACCCCTTTTAAATTTTTAGACCAGGATCTTTTACTGCTGCCGCAAAAAGCTATTTACTGGGAACAGGAGAAAGCGCTGATAGCTGCGGATGTGCATCTGGGAAAAGTGGGGCACTTTCGCAAGGCAGGCATAGCGGTGCCATTAAGTATGGAGCAGGATGACCTTGCCGTACTGTCGGACCTTATTGCTGAACACCGTCCGGAGAAGATCATCTTCCTGGGAGACCTCTTTCACAGCGACATGAATGCCGATTGGGACTGGTTTGTACTATGGCGCAAGCAGTTCCCCAAACTGCAGATCATACTAGTTAAAGGCAATCACGACATTATACATGACAGGCATTACCTGGAGCTGGATATTGTATTAACAGAGCACCTGAGCGTAGGACCTTTCCTGATGCTGCACCACCCGCTAACCGACCCAACCAAAAGGCAGGACGGCGGCTATGTGCTTTGCGGCCATATACACCCCGGCGTTAGCCTTGTAGGCCGCGGACGGCAGAGCGTTACTTTACCCTGCTTTGCTTTTGGCAAAAATCAGGCTATACTACCTTCATTTGGCAAGTTTACCGGTAAGGTTGCAATCCGTAGTCTAAAGAGTGACAATATTTTTGGTGTGCTTAAAGATAAAGTGATCGCAATTAGTTAG
- the gcvH gene encoding glycine cleavage system protein GcvH, giving the protein MNFPAELKYTKDHEWIRVEGNTATIGITEFAQGELGDIVYIDINTVGQDVAKEAVFGTVEAVKTVSDLFMPVNGTVAEINPLLDTQPELVNSDPYGDGWMVKITLSNVAEVEELLSADDYKGVIGV; this is encoded by the coding sequence ATGAATTTTCCTGCCGAGTTAAAGTATACGAAAGATCACGAGTGGATTAGGGTTGAAGGCAACACTGCTACTATAGGAATTACCGAATTTGCTCAGGGCGAATTGGGTGACATTGTTTACATCGATATTAATACTGTTGGGCAGGATGTTGCCAAAGAGGCTGTTTTTGGCACCGTTGAGGCTGTAAAAACCGTATCTGACTTATTCATGCCGGTAAATGGTACAGTAGCTGAAATTAACCCGCTGTTAGATACTCAGCCAGAATTGGTAAACAGCGACCCTTACGGTGACGGCTGGATGGTAAAAATTACACTGAGTAACGTTGCCGAGGTTGAGGAGTTATTATCAGCAGACGATTATAAAGGCGTAATTGGCGTTTAA
- a CDS encoding succinate dehydrogenase cytochrome b subunit, which translates to MSEFKQTFNSSLGKKLIMALTGLFLCTFLIVHLGGNLLLFKHDQGYSFNAYANFLTHFPPIEVIAYILYLAIILHAIYALVLTVKNRRARPIEYAVRTKSPASWSSKNMGLLGSILLLFIVIHMGDFWLTYKYKHILGFKEYRTNQVTGERTVVDFNPPNQEFERSFTTDGDIEIMRVKDLHSRIQWSFSHLWYVAFYVIAMGALSFHLLHGFQSAFQTFGWMHRKYKPIIYFIGTWLFAVIIPLGFALMPVVYYFQSLSK; encoded by the coding sequence ATGAGCGAATTCAAACAAACCTTTAACTCCTCGCTGGGAAAGAAGCTTATCATGGCTTTAACAGGCTTGTTTTTGTGTACTTTTTTAATTGTGCACTTAGGTGGTAACTTGCTGTTGTTTAAACACGACCAAGGGTACTCTTTTAACGCCTATGCAAACTTCCTGACACACTTCCCTCCAATAGAAGTAATAGCTTACATTTTGTATTTGGCTATTATCCTGCATGCCATTTATGCATTGGTGCTTACTGTAAAAAACCGCCGCGCCAGGCCCATAGAATATGCCGTACGTACAAAGTCACCTGCATCATGGTCATCCAAGAACATGGGGCTGTTGGGTTCTATCCTGTTATTGTTCATTGTAATCCATATGGGCGATTTCTGGCTTACTTATAAGTACAAGCACATTCTTGGTTTTAAAGAATACCGTACTAACCAGGTTACCGGCGAGCGCACCGTTGTTGACTTTAACCCGCCTAATCAGGAGTTCGAACGTTCTTTCACTACTGATGGCGATATCGAGATCATGCGTGTTAAAGATTTGCATTCCCGTATACAGTGGAGCTTTAGCCACCTTTGGTATGTGGCCTTCTATGTAATTGCAATGGGCGCATTATCGTTTCACCTGCTGCATGGTTTCCAGAGTGCTTTCCAAACTTTTGGTTGGATGCACAGGAAGTATAAACCTATCATTTACTTTATCGGTACCTGGTTGTTCGCGGTGATCATACCGTTAGGGTTCGCGTTGATGCCAGTGGTATACTACTTTCAGAGTTTAAGTAAATAA
- a CDS encoding thioredoxin-like domain-containing protein: MKLHSAAALILLLLACNKPSGLKLTVKAPEIANGIVIIKQNGQEVINEPFKNGQLNLAPQLQSPGYYTLTLFNTDKAIKNNMSYDIYLDNSEYNIEVNTANPDTYPKIETASATQRELSEYYAGEYKATSRIVEQIDSAKRRLATNEVSRLSKSERNKLYESARALQKKQRELQLDVLKQYVDKHPKTAIGAHIMANQYFVEDPAAYYAIFQKLSDSIKNSDDGLNISNKLMPLVNMIAGAEAPQITGNTPDGKPFNKKQVGNKVILVEFWEPDNDMSQLTHERIVPGIILTPADRKYFSVVSVSVGDDAAAWKKAIKGNHVAWVQVSDNKGDASPNVSSWGIKKLPAFFLLDKNWKILKPNIAFEEVDTEVHEYLKTH; this comes from the coding sequence ATGAAACTACACTCTGCCGCAGCCCTAATTTTGCTGCTTTTAGCCTGTAATAAACCATCCGGATTGAAGTTGACTGTCAAAGCGCCTGAGATTGCTAACGGAATTGTAATCATCAAACAGAATGGTCAGGAGGTAATAAATGAACCATTTAAGAACGGACAACTTAACCTTGCCCCGCAACTACAGTCACCCGGCTATTATACCTTAACCTTATTTAACACTGATAAGGCTATTAAGAACAACATGAGCTATGACATCTATTTAGATAATAGCGAGTATAACATAGAAGTAAATACAGCTAATCCGGACACCTATCCTAAAATAGAGACAGCATCAGCTACGCAGAGAGAACTGAGCGAGTATTATGCCGGGGAATACAAAGCTACATCCCGCATAGTTGAGCAGATAGATTCTGCAAAACGTCGGTTGGCTACAAACGAGGTTTCCCGGTTGTCTAAATCAGAGCGGAACAAGTTGTACGAGAGCGCCCGTGCGCTACAAAAGAAACAACGGGAATTACAATTAGATGTACTTAAGCAGTATGTAGATAAGCACCCAAAAACAGCAATAGGCGCGCACATTATGGCAAACCAATACTTTGTTGAGGATCCGGCGGCTTACTATGCTATCTTTCAGAAGCTAAGTGATAGTATAAAGAACAGCGACGACGGACTTAACATCAGTAACAAACTGATGCCGCTGGTTAACATGATTGCCGGAGCTGAGGCGCCGCAGATTACAGGCAACACCCCGGATGGCAAGCCGTTTAACAAAAAACAGGTTGGCAACAAAGTTATACTTGTTGAATTCTGGGAGCCCGACAACGACATGAGCCAACTGACGCACGAGCGTATTGTTCCCGGCATAATACTTACACCAGCGGATCGAAAGTATTTCAGTGTTGTAAGTGTATCGGTGGGGGACGACGCTGCTGCCTGGAAAAAAGCGATAAAAGGTAATCATGTAGCCTGGGTACAAGTGTCAGATAATAAAGGTGATGCTTCACCTAATGTAAGCAGCTGGGGTATAAAAAAGCTACCGGCGTTTTTCTTGTTAGATAAGAATTGGAAGATACTTAAACCAAATATCGCCTTTGAAGAAGTAGACACAGAAGTGCACGAGTATCTAAAAACTCACTAA
- a CDS encoding Gfo/Idh/MocA family oxidoreductase produces the protein MSAPIVTGLMAYGMSGRIFHAPFIHTNPNFRLKAIVERSQKKAAEIYPDIISYNSIDDLLNDDEIELVIVNTPSNLHLEHAIKAMEAGKHVLIEKPAAATAEEVKYLFDKGRELQKHVMIYQNRRYDSGFLSVKEVIESGRLGTLQEVIFRMDRYKAQIGVKAFKETKDVPANGLVYDLGAHLVDNTIALFGRPLSFEKTTGIYREGSEVPDYFHFHLKYPNQLNVYLTSGLLIAEEQPGFIVNGTAGSFVKNRTDVQEAQLDKGMMPDNGEYGVEPAGNEGKLVIMDIDNRKCVEAVPSHKGNYMQIFDAVYHTVRENALFPVTEEHIYWQLELLEA, from the coding sequence ATGTCAGCACCTATTGTAACCGGTTTAATGGCCTACGGCATGTCCGGTAGAATTTTTCATGCGCCTTTCATCCATACCAACCCCAATTTTAGGTTGAAGGCGATAGTAGAACGCAGCCAGAAAAAGGCAGCGGAAATTTATCCGGATATCATCAGCTATAATTCAATAGACGATTTATTAAACGACGATGAAATTGAACTGGTTATTGTAAATACACCCAGCAACCTGCACCTGGAGCATGCCATTAAGGCCATGGAGGCCGGCAAGCATGTGCTGATTGAAAAGCCTGCTGCTGCTACAGCAGAGGAGGTAAAGTATTTGTTTGATAAAGGCCGCGAGCTGCAAAAGCATGTGATGATATACCAGAACCGGAGGTACGACAGTGGTTTTCTTTCGGTGAAAGAAGTTATCGAAAGCGGCCGTTTGGGTACTTTGCAGGAGGTGATCTTCAGGATGGACAGGTACAAAGCACAGATAGGGGTTAAAGCCTTTAAAGAAACCAAAGACGTGCCCGCAAACGGCCTGGTGTATGATTTAGGTGCACACCTGGTAGATAACACTATTGCTTTGTTTGGAAGACCGTTATCTTTTGAAAAAACCACGGGTATCTATCGTGAGGGATCAGAAGTTCCTGATTATTTCCATTTTCATCTGAAGTATCCTAATCAGCTTAATGTTTACCTAACCTCGGGCTTGCTGATAGCTGAGGAACAGCCCGGGTTTATTGTTAACGGGACCGCGGGCAGCTTTGTTAAAAACCGCACCGATGTGCAGGAAGCACAGTTGGACAAAGGCATGATGCCCGATAATGGCGAGTATGGTGTAGAACCGGCAGGAAACGAAGGTAAGCTGGTGATAATGGATATTGACAACCGCAAGTGTGTAGAAGCGGTACCATCACATAAAGGCAATTATATGCAGATATTTGATGCTGTGTATCATACCGTGCGCGAAAACGCGTTATTCCCTGTAACTGAAGAGCACATTTACTGGCAGCTGGAGCTGCTGGAAGCTTAG
- a CDS encoding Do family serine endopeptidase produces MKRFGLTLLTAFAGGAMALGVYKYAENKYDQGMSFEDKQKVYFANNRSAAPITSSAGTVDFTQAAAEATPAVVYIRTTYASKSGGDQDQFEQMFGQMFGQRMRPQGPQMASGSGVIISTDGYIVTNNHVVAKAEKIQITTNDHRQFEAKVIGTDPNTDLALIKINATNLPIVKLGNSDAVRVGEWVLAVGNPFKLTSTVTAGIVSAKGRSINIIGNNDEDDDNQNPFGPVRQQTPTLRKGIESFIQTDAAINPGNSGGALINTNGELIGINAAIASHTGSYEGYGFAIPINLAKKVLNDIKKYGSVKRGYMGIGFADLADPEQSQGIKTDKTNGLYVNSTVPGGGAEKAGILPGDIITKVEGNTVYESSDLQERVARLQPGDKINVTVLRNGTEKNFDVTLKEEAPVAKTAALSKSASELFNKLGASFAPISAAQKAKFHVSNGVVVTQVRTGGIFDDTEIPVGSVITSINRQPISSIDDMDKVITNLRNGRLIISGVYPNGGSFNNVFEVQ; encoded by the coding sequence ATGAAAAGATTTGGTTTAACACTACTTACCGCTTTCGCAGGCGGTGCCATGGCGTTAGGCGTATACAAATATGCCGAAAACAAGTACGACCAGGGCATGTCTTTTGAAGATAAGCAAAAGGTATATTTTGCTAACAACCGTTCTGCTGCACCTATTACATCATCTGCCGGTACGGTAGACTTTACCCAAGCCGCTGCAGAAGCTACACCGGCTGTGGTTTACATCCGCACAACTTATGCGTCAAAATCCGGCGGCGACCAAGACCAGTTTGAACAGATGTTCGGCCAGATGTTTGGCCAGCGTATGCGCCCTCAGGGCCCGCAAATGGCTTCAGGTTCGGGCGTGATCATTTCTACCGACGGTTACATTGTTACCAACAACCACGTGGTAGCTAAGGCCGAGAAGATACAGATCACCACTAACGACCACCGCCAGTTTGAAGCCAAAGTTATTGGTACCGACCCTAACACCGACCTTGCCCTGATCAAGATCAACGCAACCAACTTGCCTATTGTAAAATTGGGCAACTCTGACGCGGTGCGCGTTGGCGAGTGGGTGCTTGCTGTAGGTAACCCTTTTAAACTTACCTCAACTGTTACTGCCGGTATCGTGAGCGCGAAAGGCCGCAGCATTAACATCATTGGCAATAACGATGAGGACGACGATAACCAGAATCCGTTTGGCCCGGTTAGGCAGCAAACCCCAACCCTAAGAAAAGGTATTGAATCCTTTATCCAGACAGATGCGGCCATTAACCCGGGTAACAGTGGCGGTGCGCTTATAAACACCAATGGTGAGCTTATAGGCATCAATGCCGCTATTGCTTCACACACCGGCTCATACGAAGGTTACGGCTTTGCTATCCCGATTAACCTTGCTAAAAAGGTGTTGAATGACATTAAAAAGTACGGATCAGTAAAACGTGGTTATATGGGTATAGGCTTTGCCGACCTTGCGGACCCTGAACAGTCTCAAGGCATAAAAACCGACAAAACCAATGGCTTGTACGTAAACAGTACTGTACCGGGTGGTGGCGCCGAAAAAGCAGGCATACTGCCGGGCGACATTATCACCAAGGTAGAAGGTAATACCGTATACGAATCATCAGACCTGCAGGAGCGTGTTGCACGTTTACAGCCAGGCGATAAGATTAACGTTACCGTACTTAGAAATGGTACTGAAAAGAACTTTGATGTTACGCTGAAAGAAGAAGCACCTGTAGCTAAAACAGCGGCGCTGTCAAAATCAGCATCAGAACTGTTCAATAAACTGGGTGCAAGCTTTGCGCCAATAAGTGCGGCTCAAAAAGCTAAGTTCCATGTGAGCAATGGTGTAGTGGTTACCCAGGTTCGTACTGGCGGTATATTCGATGATACCGAAATTCCGGTAGGTTCTGTTATCACCTCTATCAACAGGCAGCCAATCAGTAGCATTGATGATATGGATAAAGTGATCACCAACCTGCGTAACGGCCGACTGATCATCAGCGGTGTTTACCCTAACGGCGGAAGCTTTAACAACGTTTTTGAAGTTCAGTAA